The following coding sequences are from one Streptomyces dengpaensis window:
- a CDS encoding sigma-70 family RNA polymerase sigma factor, which yields MATRAVARRTSATGETADAARSVRAVGGEIADRDLVGMYLDEIARTPLLDAAKEVELSQVIEAGVFARQILDGAEDARADATREELEALVADGERAKDIFIRSNLRLVVAVARRYPRSGLPLLDLIQEGNAGLVRAVEKFDYRKGFKFSTYATWWIRQAITRSIADQSRTIRLPVHLVEELGRIRRVQREFNRENGREPEHAEIAAELGSTPERVGDVLDWARDPVSLNMAVDDEGETQFGDLLEDTSAVSPEQSVLTLLRTEGLDDLIGRLDERTASIIKMRYGIEDGRERTLTEVGKEHGLTRERIRQIEKHALLELKKLARSTGFDAAA from the coding sequence ATGGCAACCCGTGCCGTCGCCCGTCGTACGTCCGCCACCGGCGAGACCGCCGACGCGGCACGCAGTGTTCGCGCCGTAGGCGGCGAGATCGCCGACCGCGACCTGGTCGGCATGTACCTCGACGAGATCGCGCGTACGCCACTGCTCGACGCCGCCAAGGAAGTCGAGTTGTCCCAGGTCATCGAGGCGGGTGTGTTCGCGCGGCAGATCCTCGACGGTGCGGAGGACGCCAGGGCGGATGCCACCCGCGAGGAGCTGGAGGCGCTGGTCGCCGACGGCGAGCGGGCGAAGGACATCTTCATCCGCTCGAACCTCCGGCTGGTGGTGGCTGTCGCCCGCCGCTATCCGCGCAGCGGCCTGCCCCTGCTCGACCTGATTCAGGAGGGCAACGCGGGTCTGGTGCGCGCGGTCGAGAAGTTCGACTACCGCAAGGGCTTCAAGTTCTCGACGTACGCGACGTGGTGGATCCGCCAGGCCATCACCCGCTCCATCGCCGACCAGTCGCGCACGATCCGTCTCCCCGTCCACCTGGTCGAGGAGCTGGGCCGGATCCGGCGCGTGCAGCGCGAGTTCAACCGTGAGAACGGGCGGGAGCCGGAGCACGCGGAGATCGCCGCCGAGCTCGGTTCCACGCCGGAGCGCGTGGGCGACGTCCTGGACTGGGCCCGCGACCCGGTCTCGTTGAACATGGCGGTGGACGACGAGGGCGAGACCCAGTTCGGCGACCTGCTGGAAGACACGTCGGCCGTGTCGCCCGAGCAGTCCGTCCTCACGCTGCTGCGCACCGAGGGACTTGACGACCTGATCGGCCGTCTTGACGAGCGCACGGCCTCCATCATCAAGATGCGGTACGGCATCGAGGACGGCCGGGAGCGCACGCTGACCGAGGTCGGCAAGGAGCACGGGCTCACGCGCGAGCGCATCCGCCAGATCGAGAAGCACGCGCTGCTCGAGCTGAAGAAGCTGGCGCGTTCCACTGGGTTCGACGCGGCGGCGTAA
- a CDS encoding TetR family transcriptional regulator has translation MGLAPGSSLPGHPEPEPRGDPAAGAQKWAEAVRDVPAHLTVPEALHHAIVSTLTPGVGVRPESLDWVRALLRLAEENPALLRVWGEARQTAERTLAGVLAARGPGADSAEPSPAPSAELRLVAAVASAAVRVAVEAWAAGDEAADGPDGPVALALRHLAALRDFPWSARSARPAFEDESEAR, from the coding sequence GTGGGCCTGGCCCCGGGCAGCTCGTTGCCGGGCCACCCCGAACCTGAACCCCGGGGTGACCCGGCCGCGGGCGCCCAGAAGTGGGCCGAGGCCGTCCGCGACGTCCCGGCCCACCTGACGGTCCCCGAGGCCCTCCACCACGCGATCGTCTCCACGCTGACTCCGGGGGTCGGCGTCAGACCTGAGTCCTTGGACTGGGTCCGCGCCCTCCTCCGCCTGGCCGAGGAAAACCCGGCCCTGCTGAGAGTCTGGGGCGAGGCGCGCCAGACGGCGGAACGGACGTTGGCGGGGGTGCTGGCGGCGAGAGGGCCGGGGGCCGATTCCGCCGAGCCCTCACCTGCCCCTTCCGCCGAACTCCGCCTCGTTGCCGCCGTGGCCAGTGCGGCTGTCCGGGTCGCGGTGGAGGCCTGGGCGGCGGGAGACGAAGCCGCTGACGGCCCGGACGGGCCCGTCGCGCTCGCGCTCCGCCACCTCGCGGCGCTACGTGACTTCCCCTGGAGTGCGCGTTCAGCCCGTCCGGCGTTTGAGGACGAGAGCGAAGCGCGATAG
- a CDS encoding helix-turn-helix transcriptional regulator — MTTDTPARLLQLLSLLQTPREWPGGELSERLGVSRRTVRRDIDRLRELGYPVQATKGAEGGYRLVAGKAMPPLVLDDEEAVAIAVGLRAGAGHAVEGVEEASVRALAKLEQVLPSRLRHRVSTLQAATTPLTSGDGASIAPETLTVMASSVAGRERLRFAYRSGDGTPSRRLTEPYRLVSTGRRWYLVAYDLDREDWRTFRVDRVAEPFATGTRFAPGELPAGNAAEFLRQSMYRRQQTYDFEVVFAAPALFVAASLPAWLGTPEPIDDHSCRLRSSAGDSVEWLAVRIAMVDCEFEVREPAELVDSVRELGGRLLRGVGAGGAG; from the coding sequence ATGACGACTGACACCCCGGCCCGGCTGCTTCAGCTCCTCTCCCTCCTCCAGACGCCCCGCGAATGGCCCGGCGGCGAGCTCTCCGAGCGGCTCGGGGTGTCCCGTCGTACGGTCCGCCGGGACATCGACCGGCTGCGGGAACTGGGGTATCCGGTGCAGGCGACCAAGGGGGCCGAAGGCGGGTACCGCCTGGTGGCGGGCAAGGCGATGCCGCCGCTCGTGCTCGACGACGAGGAGGCCGTGGCGATCGCGGTGGGGCTGCGGGCCGGTGCCGGGCACGCCGTCGAGGGCGTGGAGGAGGCCTCCGTACGGGCCCTCGCCAAGCTGGAGCAGGTACTGCCGTCCCGGCTGCGGCACCGCGTGTCCACGCTGCAAGCCGCGACCACCCCGCTGACCAGCGGGGACGGGGCGAGTATCGCGCCCGAGACACTGACCGTGATGGCGTCGAGCGTCGCCGGCCGGGAGCGGCTGCGGTTCGCGTACCGCTCCGGGGACGGGACGCCGTCGCGACGCCTGACCGAGCCGTACCGGCTCGTCTCCACCGGCCGTCGCTGGTACCTCGTCGCATACGACCTCGATCGCGAGGACTGGCGGACGTTCCGCGTCGACCGGGTCGCCGAGCCCTTCGCGACGGGGACACGGTTCGCGCCGGGCGAGCTGCCGGCGGGGAACGCGGCGGAGTTTCTGCGGCAGTCGATGTACCGGCGGCAGCAGACGTACGACTTCGAGGTCGTCTTCGCCGCGCCCGCCCTGTTCGTCGCGGCGAGCCTGCCCGCCTGGCTCGGCACGCCCGAGCCGATCGACGACCACAGCTGCCGGCTGCGCTCTTCCGCCGGCGACTCGGTGGAGTGGCTGGCGGTGCGGATCGCGATGGTCGACTGCGAGTTCGAGGTGCGGGAGCCTGCGGAACTGGTGGACTCTGTACGGGAGTTGGGTGGGCGGTTGCTGCGGGGGGTCGGCGCGGGCGGGGCGGGGTAG
- a CDS encoding MFS transporter, with protein MTSTETPLSSPAEPADGPVGQGVTAVADRRRWIALAIVMTAAFMDLVDVTIVNIAIPSIQRDAGASTSQIQWITAGYALAFAAGLITGGRLGDIHGRKRLFLLGIAGFTIASALCGFAANPEMLVASRILQGAMAALMVPQVLSIVHATFPAHERGKVFGLFGAIVGLGAVSGPLLGALLTEWNLFGLEWRPIFLINLPVGVAALILGRRFISESKAPKALKLDLVGVALVTLGMLMLIYPLTRGRELDWPLWGYASMAGSFVVFAALVAYEKRKTARDGSPLVELSLFKVKSFAAGIAVQTVFGVALGIFFLVWTLYMQFGLGWSPLRAGLTGVPFSIAVSAAAGMSVQLLVPRIGRKVLQAGALIMALGVLLYIWESDRYGMSIASWQMALPLVVMGAGMGFIVAPLTDAVLSEVPREHSGSASGLINTVQQMGNALGLGLVSVLFFGQISDHLRPAQVGPAFANAFQYALGWVAAVLAVIFLLMFALPKRPAQHVEGASETAETGAGERKPEPELVG; from the coding sequence ATGACCTCCACCGAGACCCCTCTCAGCAGCCCGGCCGAGCCCGCTGACGGCCCGGTCGGCCAGGGCGTGACCGCCGTGGCCGACCGGCGCCGCTGGATCGCCCTCGCCATCGTGATGACCGCCGCCTTCATGGATCTGGTCGACGTCACGATCGTCAACATCGCCATCCCGTCGATCCAGCGGGACGCGGGCGCCTCGACCAGCCAGATCCAGTGGATCACGGCGGGCTACGCACTGGCCTTCGCCGCCGGACTCATCACGGGCGGGCGGCTCGGCGACATCCACGGCCGCAAGCGGCTCTTCCTCCTCGGCATAGCCGGCTTCACGATCGCCTCCGCCCTGTGCGGCTTCGCCGCGAACCCGGAGATGCTCGTCGCCTCCCGCATCCTGCAGGGCGCGATGGCCGCGCTGATGGTGCCGCAGGTGCTGTCGATCGTGCACGCCACCTTCCCGGCGCACGAGCGCGGCAAGGTCTTCGGCCTCTTCGGCGCGATCGTGGGACTGGGCGCGGTCTCCGGTCCGCTGCTCGGCGCGCTGCTCACCGAGTGGAACCTGTTCGGCCTGGAGTGGCGGCCCATCTTCCTCATCAACCTGCCGGTGGGGGTGGCCGCGCTGATCCTGGGCCGCCGGTTCATCAGCGAGTCGAAGGCCCCGAAGGCCCTCAAGCTCGATCTCGTCGGCGTCGCCCTCGTCACCCTCGGCATGCTGATGCTGATCTACCCGCTCACCCGCGGCCGTGAGCTGGACTGGCCGCTGTGGGGGTACGCGTCGATGGCCGGCTCCTTCGTGGTCTTCGCGGCGCTGGTGGCGTACGAGAAGCGGAAGACGGCGCGGGACGGTTCGCCGCTGGTCGAGCTGTCGCTGTTCAAGGTGAAGAGCTTCGCGGCGGGCATCGCCGTACAGACCGTCTTCGGTGTCGCGCTCGGCATCTTCTTCCTGGTCTGGACGCTGTATATGCAGTTCGGCCTGGGCTGGAGCCCGCTGCGGGCGGGTCTGACCGGGGTGCCGTTCTCGATCGCCGTGTCGGCGGCCGCGGGCATGTCGGTGCAGCTGCTGGTCCCGCGCATCGGGCGCAAGGTGCTGCAGGCGGGCGCCCTGATCATGGCGCTCGGAGTGCTCCTCTACATCTGGGAGTCCGACCGGTACGGAATGTCCATCGCTTCCTGGCAGATGGCGCTTCCGCTGGTGGTCATGGGCGCTGGCATGGGCTTCATCGTGGCCCCGCTGACGGACGCGGTGCTGTCGGAGGTCCCGCGCGAGCACTCCGGTTCGGCCTCCGGGCTCATCAACACCGTGCAGCAGATGGGCAACGCCCTGGGGCTCGGGCTGGTGTCGGTCCTCTTCTTCGGCCAGATCAGTGACCACCTGCGTCCCGCCCAGGTGGGCCCCGCCTTCGCGAACGCCTTCCAGTACGCGCTGGGCTGGGTCGCGGCGGTGCTGGCGGTCATCTTCCTGCTGATGTTCGCCCTGCCGAAGCGGCCGGCGCAGCACGTGGAGGGCGCCTCCGAGACGGCGGAGACCGGGGCGGGGGAGCGGAAGCCGGAGCCCGAACTCGTGGGCTGA
- a CDS encoding DeoR/GlpR family DNA-binding transcription regulator: MYAPERQQEILRLARDGGRVDVLSLAEEFQVTAETIRRDLKTLDRAGLVRRVHGGAIPAGRLGFEPDLAERESTAADQKDRIAQAAVAELPSDGTVILDAGSTVSRLAAALPLEAALTVVTHSLPIAARLADHPGIQLHLVGGRVRHRTRAAVDAWALRAYGEIRADVLFIAANGFSADHGLTTPDLAEAAVKRATMRAARRVVLLADSSKSGQEHFARFGDLSDVDLLITDSGLSPEDASAIERGGTEVLCV; this comes from the coding sequence ATGTACGCACCGGAGCGGCAGCAGGAGATCCTCCGGCTCGCCCGTGACGGCGGCAGGGTGGACGTGCTCTCCCTGGCGGAGGAGTTCCAGGTCACCGCGGAGACCATCCGCCGGGACCTGAAGACCCTGGACCGCGCGGGTCTCGTACGCCGTGTGCACGGCGGTGCGATTCCGGCCGGGCGCCTGGGCTTCGAGCCCGACCTCGCCGAGCGCGAGTCCACCGCGGCCGACCAGAAGGACCGCATCGCCCAGGCGGCCGTCGCCGAACTGCCCAGCGACGGCACGGTGATCCTGGACGCCGGATCGACCGTCTCCCGGCTCGCCGCGGCACTTCCGCTGGAGGCGGCGCTCACCGTCGTCACCCACAGCCTGCCCATCGCGGCCCGCCTCGCGGACCACCCCGGCATCCAGCTCCATCTCGTCGGGGGGCGAGTCCGGCACCGTACCCGCGCCGCCGTCGACGCGTGGGCGCTCCGCGCGTACGGCGAGATCCGCGCCGATGTCCTGTTCATCGCCGCCAACGGATTCTCCGCCGACCACGGACTGACCACCCCCGACCTCGCCGAGGCGGCGGTCAAGCGCGCCACCATGCGCGCCGCGCGCCGTGTGGTCCTGCTCGCCGACTCCTCCAAGAGCGGCCAGGAGCACTTCGCCCGCTTCGGCGACCTGAGCGATGTGGACCTGCTGATCACCGACAGCGGGCTGAGCCCGGAAGACGCCTCCGCGATCGAGCGCGGCGGCACCGAAGTGCTGTGTGTATAG
- the pfkB gene encoding 1-phosphofructokinase, with translation MILTVTPNPSLDRTYEVPALDRGEVIRATGDRMDPGGKGVNVSRAVAAAGQRTVAVLPLGGAPGAVVADLLDAQGIEVAPVPIEGATRSNISVAEPDGTLTKINAPGPELSAAESELLLETVRRQYCSADTDWITCCGSLPRGLAPSWYADLVARAHAAGARIALDTSGPALLAALRERPDVVKPNAEELAEAVGRPLATVGDALKAAEELRELGARAVLASLGADGQLLVDGMGAWFGSARVDAVRSNVGAGDSSLAGFLIAGGNGPEALASAVAHGAAAVQLPGSVMPGPADLDPAAVTVTSEVPMDLVLTEPVS, from the coding sequence ATGATCCTCACCGTCACCCCCAACCCCTCCCTCGACCGTACGTACGAGGTCCCTGCCCTCGACCGCGGCGAGGTCATCCGGGCCACCGGCGACCGTATGGACCCGGGCGGCAAGGGCGTGAACGTCTCGCGCGCGGTCGCGGCCGCGGGGCAGCGCACGGTCGCCGTCCTGCCCCTCGGCGGTGCGCCCGGCGCGGTCGTCGCCGACCTGCTCGACGCGCAGGGCATCGAGGTCGCGCCGGTCCCGATCGAGGGAGCCACCCGATCGAACATCTCGGTCGCCGAACCCGACGGCACCCTCACGAAGATCAACGCCCCCGGCCCCGAACTCTCCGCCGCCGAGTCCGAACTCCTCCTGGAGACCGTCCGCCGGCAGTACTGTTCCGCCGACACCGACTGGATCACCTGCTGCGGCAGCCTGCCGCGCGGGCTCGCGCCCTCCTGGTACGCCGATCTGGTCGCGCGGGCCCATGCGGCGGGCGCCCGGATCGCGCTCGACACCTCCGGCCCGGCGCTGCTCGCGGCGCTGCGCGAGCGGCCCGACGTGGTGAAGCCCAATGCCGAGGAGCTCGCGGAAGCCGTCGGGCGCCCCCTCGCGACGGTGGGCGATGCGCTGAAGGCGGCCGAGGAGTTGCGCGAACTGGGCGCGCGCGCCGTGCTCGCGAGCCTGGGCGCGGACGGGCAGTTGCTCGTGGACGGCATGGGCGCCTGGTTCGGCAGCGCGCGCGTGGATGCCGTACGCAGCAACGTCGGCGCCGGCGACTCCTCACTCGCCGGCTTCCTGATCGCCGGAGGCAACGGCCCCGAGGCCCTCGCCTCCGCCGTCGCCCACGGCGCCGCGGCCGTCCAGCTCCCGGGCAGCGTGATGCCGGGTCCGGCCGACCTCGACCCCGCCGCGGTGACGGTCACGTCGGAGGTCCCGATGGATCTCGTCCTGACAGAGCCGGTGTCATGA
- a CDS encoding PTS fructose transporter subunit IIABC, producing MSEMINADLVDLDLSADTKEAAARALAERMVALGRVTDLDGFLADVAAREAQMPTGLDGGIGIPHCRSEHVTEPTLAFGRSAAGIDFGALDGPADLIFLIAAPAGADDAHLTILSSLARQLMNADFMSALRAVDDATAAAALIRGDEAPAAEAPSVEAPAEAPAAEAPSAESPAAEVPGTSKDSAAESNAAASAGTAADGTAPVPGATVEDGPAPAPGATAAATGTEGVQPFRIVAVTSCPTGIAHTYMAAESLENAGREAGVEVVVETQGSAGFTRLDPAVIAAADGVIFAHDVPVRDKDRFAGKPTVDVGVKAGINKPTELITEVRDKAARGEVSAAAAPGGTPVERAGDSTEGYGTKLRKWLMSGVSYMVPFVAAGGLLIALGFAIGGYEINKAPSVMDHFIWTQADSWGALLFQIGGVAFNFLIPVLAGYIAYGMADRPGLVPGFVGGAISLTINAGFLGGLAAGLIAGGVVMAIQKVKIPAAVRGIMPVVVIPLISSAIVGFLMFVVIGKPIASAQKGMTDWLNGLTGTNAILLGALLGLMMCFDLGGPVNKVAYTFATAGIAVASPSDSAMKIMAAVMAAGMVPPLAMALATTVRGKLFTQTERENGKAAWVLGASFISEGAIPFAAADPLRVIPSAMVGGAVTGSLSMAFDATLRAPHGGIFVVPLIGNPFLYLIAIAAGVCVTTALVVVLKGMRKPAPAGVATEVADAPISAQAESKEPVVAA from the coding sequence ATGAGCGAGATGATCAACGCGGACCTGGTCGACCTCGACCTGTCCGCCGATACGAAGGAAGCGGCGGCGCGCGCCCTCGCCGAGCGCATGGTCGCCCTGGGCCGCGTGACCGACCTCGACGGCTTCCTCGCCGACGTGGCCGCCCGCGAGGCCCAGATGCCGACCGGCCTCGACGGCGGCATCGGCATCCCGCACTGCCGGAGCGAACACGTCACCGAGCCGACGCTCGCCTTCGGACGCAGCGCGGCCGGGATCGACTTCGGCGCGCTGGACGGACCCGCCGACCTGATCTTCCTGATCGCCGCCCCGGCCGGCGCGGACGACGCCCACCTCACGATCCTGTCGTCCCTCGCCCGCCAGCTGATGAACGCCGACTTCATGTCCGCGCTGCGGGCCGTGGATGACGCGACCGCCGCGGCAGCGCTCATCCGCGGGGACGAGGCACCGGCGGCTGAGGCTCCGTCGGTTGAGGCCCCGGCTGAGGCACCGGCGGCCGAGGCTCCGTCGGCCGAGAGCCCGGCGGCTGAGGTCCCGGGTACCTCCAAGGACTCCGCGGCGGAGTCGAATGCGGCGGCCTCCGCCGGCACCGCCGCGGACGGCACGGCCCCGGTGCCGGGTGCGACCGTCGAGGACGGACCCGCCCCGGCGCCGGGCGCCACCGCTGCCGCAACCGGCACCGAGGGCGTTCAGCCGTTCCGTATCGTCGCCGTCACCTCCTGCCCCACCGGCATCGCGCACACCTACATGGCGGCCGAGTCGCTCGAGAACGCGGGCCGCGAGGCGGGCGTCGAGGTCGTCGTCGAGACGCAGGGCTCGGCCGGATTCACCCGGCTCGACCCGGCGGTCATCGCGGCGGCGGACGGCGTGATCTTCGCGCACGACGTACCCGTACGGGACAAGGACCGCTTCGCGGGCAAGCCGACGGTCGATGTCGGCGTGAAGGCGGGCATCAACAAGCCCACCGAGCTGATCACCGAGGTGCGGGACAAGGCCGCGCGCGGCGAGGTGAGCGCGGCGGCCGCTCCCGGCGGCACGCCGGTCGAGCGGGCCGGCGACTCCACCGAGGGCTACGGCACCAAGCTGCGCAAGTGGCTGATGTCCGGCGTCAGTTACATGGTCCCGTTCGTCGCGGCGGGTGGTCTGCTGATCGCCCTGGGCTTCGCGATCGGCGGCTACGAGATCAACAAGGCGCCGTCCGTCATGGACCACTTCATCTGGACCCAGGCGGACAGCTGGGGCGCGCTGCTCTTCCAGATTGGCGGCGTGGCCTTCAACTTCCTCATCCCGGTCCTGGCCGGGTACATCGCCTACGGCATGGCAGACAGGCCAGGCCTCGTGCCGGGCTTCGTCGGCGGCGCGATCTCCCTCACGATCAACGCGGGCTTCCTCGGCGGCCTGGCGGCCGGTCTGATCGCCGGTGGCGTGGTGATGGCGATCCAGAAGGTGAAGATCCCCGCGGCCGTCCGCGGCATCATGCCGGTGGTCGTGATCCCGCTGATCTCCTCGGCGATCGTCGGGTTCCTGATGTTCGTGGTGATCGGCAAGCCCATCGCCTCCGCGCAGAAGGGCATGACCGACTGGCTGAACGGCCTCACCGGTACCAACGCCATCCTGCTCGGCGCCCTGCTCGGCCTGATGATGTGCTTCGACCTCGGCGGCCCGGTCAACAAGGTGGCGTACACCTTCGCCACCGCCGGCATCGCGGTCGCGAGCCCCAGCGACTCGGCCATGAAGATCATGGCGGCCGTGATGGCGGCGGGCATGGTCCCGCCCCTGGCCATGGCCCTCGCGACGACGGTGCGCGGCAAGCTCTTCACCCAGACGGAACGCGAGAACGGCAAGGCCGCCTGGGTCCTCGGCGCCTCCTTCATCTCGGAAGGCGCGATCCCCTTCGCGGCAGCCGACCCCCTGCGCGTCATCCCCTCCGCCATGGTGGGCGGCGCGGTCACGGGCTCCCTGTCGATGGCCTTCGACGCCACGCTGCGTGCCCCGCACGGCGGCATCTTCGTGGTCCCGCTGATCGGCAACCCGTTCCTCTACCTGATCGCCATCGCCGCGGGCGTCTGTGTCACCACCGCCCTGGTCGTCGTCCTGAAGGGCATGCGCAAGCCGGCCCCGGCGGGCGTCGCCACGGAGGTCGCCGACGCCCCGATATCGGCCCAGGCCGAATCGAAGGAGCCGGTGGTCGCGGCCTGA
- a CDS encoding DUF6227 family protein produces the protein MSVPYETEAYEPPESPESPEEHLARLLGRALNSFELPDERIQRLDCALAHDSSLHSAHHSAGLHRETYRHTWLLSDGSAVTLWELVHNTAPGSDPQHEVYVDEEELRTATGRLPLPPDAPDFELPVLVQLSTIPEPRHAYVPDDSADHARRLLRRAENPDRPGADIASLLLVEAFAHQITQAFGRPGRAGQAGVCFSLYEHAFLLRDGQEISLWEVEHTATPDRRHKCEVYTTEDAARDAMERRAA, from the coding sequence TTGAGCGTTCCGTACGAGACAGAAGCGTACGAACCACCCGAGTCGCCCGAGTCTCCGGAGGAGCATCTCGCGCGACTACTGGGTCGCGCCCTGAACTCCTTCGAGCTGCCCGACGAGAGGATACAGCGGCTCGACTGCGCGCTGGCGCACGACAGTTCGCTGCACTCTGCGCACCACAGCGCGGGACTGCACCGGGAGACGTACCGGCACACGTGGCTGCTCTCAGACGGCTCGGCGGTCACGCTGTGGGAGCTCGTGCACAACACGGCGCCCGGCAGCGACCCGCAGCACGAGGTGTACGTCGACGAGGAGGAGTTGCGCACCGCCACCGGCCGGCTCCCGCTGCCGCCGGACGCGCCGGACTTCGAACTGCCAGTGCTCGTCCAGTTGTCGACGATCCCCGAGCCGCGTCACGCCTACGTGCCCGACGACTCGGCGGATCACGCGCGCCGGCTCCTGCGACGGGCGGAGAACCCGGACCGGCCGGGGGCCGACATCGCGTCACTCCTGCTGGTCGAGGCGTTCGCCCACCAGATCACCCAGGCCTTCGGCCGCCCCGGCCGCGCCGGCCAGGCGGGGGTGTGCTTCTCGCTCTACGAGCACGCGTTCCTGCTGCGCGACGGGCAGGAGATCTCCCTGTGGGAGGTCGAGCACACGGCGACGCCGGACCGGCGCCACAAGTGCGAGGTGTACACGACGGAGGACGCGGCGCGGGACGCGATGGAGCGCCGCGCGGCGTGA
- a CDS encoding low temperature requirement protein A: protein MTSRSTSDTRPTPQPSGRGPLRKMVARGRDEAHRTASPLELFFDLCFVVALAQAGAELVHAAAEGHPGEGILNYAMIFFSIWWAWMNFTWFASAYDNDDVLYRIVTLVQIAGVLVLAAGISRAFEDHEYLAVWLGYAIMRFAIMVQWLRTAMSAEGAERTMALRYVGGVLLCQIGWLGLLFLPQPGRPWVFLVMMLVELAVPVYAEKDLATPWHPHHISERYGLFTIIVLGETIAAATAAVKSGVDQHGALRDLLPIAAGGLLIVFSAWWIYFVVPIHRHLRSKAQAFPWGYGHYVIFASAAAIGAGLEVAIEQAIGKAHISTLAASAAVTLPTALFLLAVWALHSRHSKVGIAQQLVPPTTALLVILCTFLGDRAVFAAGIVSALSVAVGVMSRARLVARGQAEAYAEAYA, encoded by the coding sequence ATGACGTCCCGTTCCACTTCAGACACCAGGCCCACTCCCCAGCCGTCCGGCCGTGGACCACTGCGCAAAATGGTCGCCCGCGGCCGCGACGAGGCGCACCGGACCGCGTCACCGCTGGAGCTCTTCTTCGACCTGTGTTTCGTCGTGGCCCTCGCCCAGGCGGGCGCCGAGCTGGTGCACGCCGCGGCCGAGGGCCACCCGGGCGAGGGCATCCTCAACTACGCGATGATCTTCTTCTCGATCTGGTGGGCCTGGATGAACTTCACCTGGTTCGCCTCCGCGTACGACAACGACGACGTGCTCTACCGGATCGTCACGCTGGTGCAGATCGCCGGTGTCCTCGTGCTCGCGGCCGGGATTTCCCGAGCCTTCGAGGACCACGAGTACCTGGCCGTCTGGCTCGGCTACGCGATCATGCGGTTCGCGATAATGGTGCAGTGGTTGCGGACGGCAATGTCCGCCGAAGGGGCCGAGAGAACCATGGCATTGCGGTACGTGGGCGGCGTACTGCTGTGCCAAATCGGCTGGCTGGGACTGCTGTTCCTGCCGCAGCCGGGCCGTCCCTGGGTGTTCCTGGTCATGATGCTCGTCGAGTTGGCCGTCCCGGTGTACGCGGAGAAGGACCTCGCCACACCCTGGCATCCGCATCACATCTCCGAGCGGTACGGACTGTTCACCATCATCGTGCTGGGCGAGACGATCGCCGCGGCCACGGCCGCCGTGAAGTCGGGCGTGGACCAGCACGGCGCGCTGCGCGATCTGCTGCCGATCGCCGCCGGCGGGCTCCTGATCGTCTTCTCCGCCTGGTGGATCTACTTCGTGGTGCCCATCCACCGGCATCTGCGGTCCAAGGCGCAGGCGTTCCCGTGGGGGTACGGCCACTATGTGATCTTCGCGTCGGCGGCCGCCATCGGTGCGGGTCTGGAGGTCGCGATCGAGCAGGCGATCGGCAAAGCACACATCTCGACGCTGGCGGCGTCCGCGGCGGTGACGCTGCCGACGGCGCTGTTCCTCCTGGCCGTGTGGGCGCTGCACTCCCGCCACTCCAAGGTGGGCATCGCGCAGCAGCTCGTCCCGCCGACCACCGCGTTGCTGGTCATCCTCTGCACGTTCCTGGGTGACCGGGCGGTGTTCGCGGCGGGCATCGTATCGGCGCTGTCGGTGGCGGTCGGGGTGATGTCGAGGGCGCGGCTGGTCGCGCGGGGGCAGGCGGAGGCCTACGCGGAGGCCTACGCGTAG
- the mscL gene encoding large conductance mechanosensitive channel protein MscL: MSEKKQPGVWEGFKAFLMRGNVVDLAVAVVIGAAFTNIVNSVVKGIINPLVGAIGTKDLDSYSSCLKGPCTGSGDTATGVRIMWGSVLGATLSFVITAAVVYFLMVLPMAKYLARQAARQKAREGKHEVIEVSELEVLKEIRDTLVAQRGSGHSQS, from the coding sequence GTGAGCGAGAAGAAGCAGCCCGGCGTCTGGGAGGGCTTCAAGGCCTTCCTGATGCGTGGCAACGTCGTCGATCTGGCCGTCGCGGTGGTCATCGGCGCGGCCTTCACCAACATCGTCAACTCGGTGGTCAAGGGCATCATCAACCCGCTGGTGGGTGCCATCGGCACGAAGGACCTCGACAGCTACAGCTCCTGCCTCAAGGGCCCCTGCACCGGCAGCGGCGACACCGCGACAGGTGTCCGGATTATGTGGGGCTCGGTGCTGGGCGCGACGCTCAGCTTCGTGATCACCGCTGCCGTCGTCTACTTCCTGATGGTCCTGCCGATGGCCAAGTACCTGGCACGGCAGGCGGCCCGTCAGAAGGCGAGGGAGGGCAAGCACGAGGTCATCGAGGTGTCCGAGCTGGAGGTGCTGAAGGAGATCCGCGACACCCTGGTGGCCCAGCGCGGTTCGGGACACAGCCAGAGCTGA